The genomic segment GCCCGATCAGGCGCGACACCACCGCGGCGACATAGCCCACGCCGGCGAACTGCTCGAGCATGGTCAGCACCCGCGCCGCCGGCGACATCGGCAGGATGTCGCCGAGCCCCACCGCTGACAGGTTGGTGAAACTCAGGAACAGCAGCTCCAGCCAGGTGCGCGGCTCGCCCGGCCGCTGCGCGCCGACGAAGCTGTCCGGATACCAGGCC from the Salifodinibacter halophilus genome contains:
- a CDS encoding two pore domain potassium channel family protein — its product is AWYPDSFVGAQRPGEPRTWLELLFLSFTNLSAVGLGDILPMSPAARVLTMLEQFAGVGYVAAVVSRLIGLTMLRYPRP